Proteins from a genomic interval of Zingiber officinale cultivar Zhangliang chromosome 2A, Zo_v1.1, whole genome shotgun sequence:
- the LOC122041496 gene encoding auxin transporter-like protein 2 has protein sequence MGSTSNGNEDKVLETVMVGRYVEMESEGEEKTIKSKLSGLLWHGGSAYDAWFSCASNQVAQVLLTLPYSFSQLGMLSGILFQLFYGLLGSWTAYLISILYVEYRTRKGREKVDFRNHVIQWFEVLDGLLGKHWRNVGLAFNCTFLLFGSVIQLIACASNIYYINDKLDKRTWTYIFGACCATTVFIPSFHNYRIWSFLGLLMTTYTSWYLTIASLLHGQVEGVKHSGPTKLVLYFTGATNILYTFGGHAVTVEIMHAMWKPQKFKAIYLLATLYVLTLTLPSAASVYWAFGDTLLNHSNAFSLLPRTPFRDAAVVLMLIHQFITFGFACTPLYFVWEKLIGLHDCRSMCKRAAARLPVVIPIWFLAIVFPFFGPINSAVGSLLVSFTVYIIPSLAYMFTFRSAEARENAVERPPRFAGGWVGAYLLNMFVVGWVLVVGFGLGGWASMTNFVHQINSFGLFAKCYQCPPPAAAAALPLPNLSTPTPFLGGAAYNATNPVVAISPSPAPSSFHLRHHHHYGSP, from the exons ATGGGGTCGACTTCAAACGGGAACGAGGACAAGGTGTTGGAGACTGTGATGGTGGGGAGGTACGTGGAGATGGAGAGCGAAGGGGAGGAGAAGACCATCAAATCCAAGCTCTCCGGCCTCCTCTGGCACGGTGGCTCCGCCTACGACGCCTGGTTCAGTTGTGCCTCAAACCAG GTGGCTCAGGTGCTGCTAACACTGCCTTACTCATTCTCCCAGCTGGGGATGCTGAGTGGAATCTTGTTCCAGCTCTTCTACGGCTTGCTGGGAAGCTGGACGGCTTACCTCATCAGCATTCTCTACGTGGAGTACAGAACCAGGAAAGGGAGGGAGAAGGTGGACTTCAGGAACCATGTCATTCAG TGGTTTGAAGTACTAGATGGGCTACTGGGGAAGCACTGGAGAAACGTTGGATTAGCATTTAATTGCACCTTTCTTCTCTTCGGATCCGTCATTCAGCTGATTGCTTGCGCTAG TAACATATACTACATCAATGACAAGCTAGACAAGAGGACCTGGACCTATATCTTCGGCGCTTGCTGTGCCACCACGGTCTTCATCCCCTCCTTTCACAACTACAGGATATGGTCATTCCTAGGCCTCCTAATGACCACCTACACATCCTGGTATCTCACCATCGCTTCTCTCCTCCATGGCCAG GTGGAAGGGGTGAAGCATTCGGGACCAACCAAGCTGGTTCTCTACTTTACAGGCGCCACCAACATCCTCTACACATTCGGTGGGCACGCTGTCACAGT GGAGATCATGCATGCGATGTGGAAGCCGCAGAAGTTTAAGGCGATCTACCTGCTTGCGACGCTCTACGTGCTGACGCTGACGCTGCCGTCGGCTGCGAGCGTGTACTGGGCCTTCGGCGACACGCTGCTGAACCACTCCAACGCCTTCTCGTTGCTGCCTCGCACGCCATTCCGCGACGCCGCCGTGGTGCTCATGCTCATCCACCAGTTCATCACCTTCGGCTTCGCCTGCACCCCGCTCTACTTCGTGTGGGAGAAGCTCATCGGCCTCCACGATTGCCGCAGCATGTGCAAGCGCGCTGCCGCGCGGCTGCCAGTCGTCATCCCCATCTGGTTCCTCGCCATCGTCTTCCCCTTCTTTGGCCCCATCAACTCTGCCGTCGGTTCTCTTCTCGTCAGCTTCACTGTCTACATCATCCCCTCCCTCGCCTACATGTTCACCTTCCGTTCCGCCGAAGCTCGCGAG AACGCCGTCGAGCGGCCTCCGAGGTTCGCCGGAGGTTGGGTGGGAGCCTACTTGTTAAACATGTTCGTGGTTGGGTGGGTGTTGGTGGTGGGATTCGGATTGGGCGGTTGGGCCAGCATGACCAACTTCGTCCACCAAATCAACTCCTTCGGCCTCTTCGCCAAGTGCTACCAATGCCCACCGCCGGCGGCGGCGGCTGCTCTTCCCCTGCCCAATCTCAGTACTCCAACGCCATTCCTTGGCGGCGCCGCTTACAACGCCACCAATCCGGTCGTCGCCATCTCGCCTTCTCCTGCACCTTCCTCCTTCCATCTCCGCCACCACCATCACTATGGTAGCCCGTGA